A segment of the Lycium ferocissimum isolate CSIRO_LF1 chromosome 5, AGI_CSIRO_Lferr_CH_V1, whole genome shotgun sequence genome:
aagttataatcTATCttcattaaatgtttactcttatatatgtgtgtcaTCCATTAATAGcaaaattctactaagggtaaaatgggataaatttaattaatttagccttgaacttctaaaaagacaaataatttaagacaactatttttagtagtcacgacaaataatttgaaatggagggagtaatagcAATTTGTTTATTGTACAAAGTGATTAAATGAAGGCATAAAAGTTATTGTTACATGTCGAATTTAAATTAAATGGTGTATTAATTTATAGATTCTAATCACTCTTATCCCAAGATTATTAATGATTCTACACCGAGTTGATattaaatactccctccatctcataTTAGTTGTCGGTTTGAAAAACTTTTTCGAAGTCAAGTTGACTATTTCGGAGTTAAATTTGATTAgatcaattcaatattttaaaattataaattaaatatttaaaaactacatgaaaaacACTACCAGTTACAATCCTTCTCATACTAACATGGTGGAAAATATATctcaaaatgttggtcaaagtttatataatttgacttttaaaaaagaaaaatggacaagtaatatgggaggGAGCGAGTAATCATCTACATTGGAAATTGGAATATGAGGTATTTCAATTGAATTAGCAGTAAAAGGATACTTGGTGAGTACAACAGTAGTTTACTTATTATAGTCAATTGTATATAACCGATTAGGCAAACTGATGTACAATTGTTGCGCTGTAAACGTATGGAAATCatattccaagaaaactaaatTGCTCGGTGAATTCATTGACATGGGATGAATTAAATCGTGTACATCTACACgattttccctttaattttttattttttatttgtttatttttttttaacttcacGGACGGAAAGACGGAAGCAGTTAAAAAATGGATAAATCGTGTAGGGCTATGCGATAAACccattttggaaattttggtccaaatttgtgccatttaggctccggactcttCACTTCACATGGCCAACCAAGAGCTCAAGTTTGGTATATGATACGTTATCTTTTCTCACAAAATCTTGCCCGTTTTTATGAGCTAAATCGGAGAATCAAATCACTTCTTTTTTGTGCATTCAATTGAATAAATAGCACAATTTCAGGGCTATATGAGTTAACCAATTATGAGAGTCACCGGATATCGAAGAAACAATGCACTTTATGTTCATGATGAGAATGCCGCAATATGTTGAGGTCGAGAAGATGTCACAGTCTCACAGATCAAAGACAATTCCTCACCCTTAAGAGGTGAGACTTGCCAAAATCCAATTCAAGAATCACTCGAATTAGAAAGCTGATAGGAGGAATTCCTCACTACACTAAAGATTACAAAGAGTAAAGTATTCATTTTACATTACATCTTACCTCATGAGTTGGAGATTTACACGTTGGAGAATGCTGAGCTAAATTATGTCCTGCAGCTAATAGAGTACCACAAATGAAAGCCACAATATTGGTAGAAAAACCAAGTCGGCTGCAGCTAGTCCTAAGACTCCTAGCCCCTAGCGAAGATATTTCTTCCCTTCCAATTACAAAGAACACAAATTTTTGGGGCGTTACATACACTTCGTGTTTTGACTTGGAGGATTCTGGTTAGTCTCCTAGAACGAACATTTACTCGTCAGTGTGAACTGAAATTCGGATAAGATCCAGCAAAACAAAACGCAAGCCTTTTTGCTCTCTTTGTTATCTTGGTGCTTGTTCGGAGCCTGAAGCTCCAATAGATGGAGCGGTTGTCATGCCATTTGCTGATCCATTTTCAAGTGGTGGAGGGACGCCCCATTTGCCTTCAGATTCAAGTGGTTCGAAAACATGAACACTACCATCTGACAGACCTAATGCAAACTGGTTCGGATCTTGTGGATGTGCTGCAACTACAACTGGGTGGATATTTGCACTGCTGCAGAAAAATGACAAGGTTTTCGAAATATTACTTCAAATATCAGAGATGAAATATGTTTGGTGAACTGAATATGGATCCTCTCAGTACTTCCTGAGGATATCAGACACAGAGATTTACTTCTTATTTAGATTCATGATGCAGAgaaaatgaccaaaaaaaaaaaaaaaaatcaaacaccTGAAACATATATTAGGATGGATATTCCAGTGAAGCTAGAAATTTTAATCCTGGCAGTCAGACGCCCCACTTCATTTTACTAACATGATTTTACAAATACATATTTGCACAATGAATTATTTTGGAATTTCTAACCCACATGGTCAATATTTTGGAGAAATTAGATGGCGTGTAGGATGGTGAATTTTGTAGTCCTCTCGTCAACATAGCCTATGCATTGGTTGATATTTTTGTACCAATAACCAAGCCTgtggaagtttttttttctttcttcgagGACAAGTTGCAGTTTAGACTTCAGGCATTGTTCTGATACCGACTTCACTATTCTATCTCAAGAAAGTCTAactaattagaaaaaaaaagacaagaattttgttttgaatAGTGGAGGCAGCATATCTTACAATTAAAGCAGTAAATAAGTTAGCAGGGTAGCAAAGAATACCTAATACTGGGTGATAGATAAGCTGAAGGAATAATACGGCATCGCATATGGAGGTGCCCTGCAGTGAATACGCACACAGTTGCATCCAAGAAACTGGCATATATTAGCTGGCTATCACACGAGAATGTGGCATGAGAAATTGGGGCAGCACTTTCACGCGGAACCCACTGTAAAAGAAGATAATATGTATTAATTGTTGAGATCTAACAGCATTTGATAACCAACTGCAGTCAGGGAGAGGACTTACCTGCTTTAaacattccaattttgttgTTTCATATATAGCAATCTGTGCCTCATGCACAACCAGAAAATGAGTTTGATCCTGATGAAACTGCACTCTGGTATCTGATTGAGATGTCGATCTCCCTGGTAGCTGCAAGGATCTAGCCCTCTGCTTTTCCCACCCATCAGTGCTCCATACACACAGCTGTACAGAAGCAGATAATGTTGCTGAATACAAAAGATAAAAGAGTACAGAGAGGAAATATAAATAGTCTAACATTTTAAAGAGTGTCAGAAATGCAGAATGTAACTTTGATAGATTAATGGAGTGATATTTGAGAAGGATATTAGGTAACTTGCAATATATTCAGCTCAACTTTAGGCTATATATTTCAGATTTCGATGTCTCCCAAAATGCTTGAACCACTTCTAAAACAACAACTTCATGTatgctttttcaaaattttcacaaaaatcaGAATTCATTCAGCTCTTATTTAGAGCATGAAATAATCTTATTCTTCGCCTAACGTTtaaatatttatcatctaatatGATATGCAGTGAAATTACTTCTAATTCCCAAGCCTAGTTGATTTGCTTAGTATCGAATGGGATGGAGAGTGTATGATGCCTTATATGCAAAATCATTAGGAAAGAAAATGCAAtctatcatatacatgtattttccaCATTAATCATGAGAATGTTTTGTTTCATgagaatatttttaacaaaacaTTGAGAAGTCAAAATACTACATGCTAGCCAAGAGTATCAAGTCTCTAACCTGAGAATCAGCTCCCGACGAAACCAGAACATTGAGCACATGAGAGAAGGCGAGGCCAGTTACCCTTTTCGAGTGGCCTTTAAGCTTGCTTTTAACCTTCATCAAGAAATTGAAATCTAGTCAATAACGATATACGGTAACTGgcccaaaaacatgaaattctgaTGACTGCCAATAACAACTAAAACTTCTTTTTTATCTTTATCATACCTCATCCACTCGGACATTATATATCTGGATGGTAGAATCATCCATGCCAATAGCGATAATGTTGTTATCTTGAGGATGGAATGCAAGAAAAGTTGCTGCTGGAGGTGGAGGCATGAAAGTTGTCATTGTCTGCATCCAGAAGAAAATTCAGCACATGATCTTTGGGTAAAGggtagaaataaaagaagacaaTGTTGTTATACCTTGAATGTCATCATATTGAACAAGGAGATCTTTCCTCCAGATGCTGACATCACATACGAGTCATTCTTGGATAAAGCAAAGCAGGAGACAGCTTCCTCATGGTTTGATTCGTGCACATCATTTGTCATTAAGATGCCACTTGAAGGTTGCCACAATTGAGGTGAAACGCTGGCCGTTGCCTAAATAAAGATTGACTCAATGCTCAGAATCATTTCTGTACAAAATGGAGGAAAGCAACAATTTCGGTGTCCATTTACCTTGCCACTTGAATTGCGTTCATTTCTTTGCCACTTCCAAAGTAGGTGAATAGCATTTGATGCTAATGCTAAGATGGCATTACCAGAGTTTGTATATATTAACCTTGATATCTGGAGTTATCAGCATTGAATCAAATCAGAAAACTGTGCCGTCAAAACTAATACAGTTGAAACAAACCATGGAAGAAATATTGACAACTAAACAAAATCTCTAGCTAAGTATTTTTTCCCAGTGAGAATTCTCCGCGAAATTTTCAGTTCGATATCTGATTACAATGTCCTCACATCCATGTTGTGCAGTCACGGAGACGCAACGGCTTCAAAATTGTGTGGTAAGGGGAAGGAATATGGCTTGAAATACCAAGCAGAAGTTTAGTTACTATTGCTAGTCCAAAGTTGGACACCATGAAAGTTGCCAAATCATTGTCCATAAATATAAGAGGCCTTTCGCTCTACTCCGGTCAATCTCTGTGTAGGTACTAGACCTTGTTTAGAAGGTTTCCAGCCTCCCACAACATTCTAATTAATCACCTTTTTAGACTTCCATTGCACTTCTATTAGAATCACATGCAGTGACCAAGATATGGAAAAGAGATGACGCAAAATCAATATCGCCTCCCCTCCAAACAGGAGGAGAactcataacaacaacatacctagtgtaatcccacaaagaTTAATTAGGAGAACTCATAGAAATCGGAAAAAAAACTGAACCTAATATTTTCATATGGAAAGAGAAGCACAACACCGTTGGATCATATGGTTCATTTCCACTCGACTTAACCAAATAAGTTCATTTGCGGATGGCATGTTCTCATGTCACATGCCTTGATCATGTCAGATTGTGCACAAAGGCGTTGTGACAAACATAAAAGTTGCCAACTTTTAAACCTGAAGAAAGACGAACTATGGCTTAAACGTGCATCAGATTCTATACACGAATTATCTGCTATCTGTATGTTCAATGGAAAAGTTTCCAAGTCTTGAAAATGAGATTAAAAAACACAATTAGACAATTTCACGAATCCAGAGACATGGAGACTATACCTTAGTCACTCTGAGGTTCTCAGGAAGCTTCAAGGACCGGCACTGTGATGATTCACTAATTTCAGTGAGCTTCCATATCTTGGATTTGTCATTAGGCTCTTCATTAATCCGGGGTTTTACATCCACCATATTTCTGGCATCTCTTGCATCTCCATTCTTATAAAGTCAACAGTATGTAAAATATATTAGTGGATGATATTGACATGTAAAGCAGGCGAGGCTTCTTGGTGTGTCCTCCACTTTTGAACATAACGGTATTTATGGAAAAAGTGAGTGTGTATGcgcatatatatttttttacatgGGCCTATGATCTGAtgaccacaaaaaaaaaaaaaaaaaaaaaaaaaaaaaccctcatTTGCTAATCACTTTTGGGAGTTATATTTACAAACCATTCCACTGATGCCAACAGCAGAGGCCACCCTATCTGCAAACCCAGAATTGTTTGCTGATCCAGATATTGAATTTACTGTAGGCTGCATGATGTTATAGCAATGGACACCTGGTCATGTTTGTGTAAAGAAAAAATGGAACTTCAAGATTTATATCAACAGGGTAACAAATACCTTAGCTGTTTCAGATGCCCTGGAAGCATCATAAGCTAGGTTCTCAAAAGTGCGTACTAAACGAATACCATCATTATTTGCCAAAATCTTTATCCCATTTTCATTAGCAGAAACAGCCAATAGAGAACCATCCTTGTTGAATCGAATTCGAGGGCTTGCCTgatataatttattgatataaaaGATAAAGCAGTTAGAACATAGTAGAATACCCCCATTTTCTCAGTCAACCTTAAAATAAACTTACTGGAAGACCTCCATCAGCATCAATAGTTGTCAGGAGTTGAACATGGTCCATATCCCAGAATTTGATTGAGAAATCATCACCAGCTgccaaaaatctatttttagttGTATCAAATTGTACCACACCTAGCGATCTTTTCCGAAACCCTAAATATGTTCTCTTAACAGCCCCTTCACTTTCGTTCCACTCGACAATGTGTGACTCCCCATCTTTGCTGGTTCCACATGAAAACAATCTGCAATTTTGCCACCCAACCaccccaaccaaaaaaaaaaaaacaaaaaaaggcaGAGAAGAAGAGAATATGTCAGATTGGAGAAAAAACTATTATTCTCAAGCGACATTAGCAAAATATGTTAAGTAGCAATAACACAATGCATCATCAGAGATAACCTAGTTCCATCAGCACTGTATGCCATTGTTGTGCACCAACGACCAGGAGCCTCATAATCTACTCGAGATCCCAAATTATCATATAACCATGCTTTTATTTTTCCATCTAATGCTGTAGAGAAAATAAACTGAAGAAGAAAGCTATCAGCACAAGTGCAAAGGTGCAGATAGCTAAACATTTAGTATTGTACAAGAGACATCATAAGAGTATCCTCACCTGAATGTTCTCTTTATGGTGAGGGCACACAGAGTATACAGGTGCCTCATGACCCTCAAATGTATATTGTTTTGCACCAGATGTGGCATCCCAAACCTAGAAATTAGCAACCATTGGAAAGAACAAGCAATTATTCCCCTACCGAAAATTGTCATTCATAGGCAACAAAGCGATATGTTATGCCTTCCCTACCTTTATAGTTTTGTCGTCTCCGCATGTTATAACACAGAGCTGCTTATTAGGGTGAGAGAATGCAAGATCATTTACGCCTCCAACATGAGCATCAATCTGCAAAAGCATTATCAGTCTGAATTGTGAAATTATTCAGAATTTTATCACCAGGGCAAGAGCCATAATGCCGCCACATTATACCTCCAAATGTTGACGTATATCATCATTCCCGTGATAAGAATATATTTGAACGATGTGCCTAGAGTATGCGACCCCTGCTCAATAGAAAAATAGTCAATCTAAGAGATCATTCAACTTACTTTTGACAGTGCAATATAGTAAGATAGGAAATGTGCCTTTCATCAAGCTTACCAAATAACGAACCATCGGGGCTCCATATAACACGGTTAACGGAGACACCGGGATCTTTCACCAATGCAGTCTGAGTTCAGTTGAGAAATTGTTTTGATCAGATTAAGATGAATCTCGTTGAATTAAGGGGGCTCACTTCTATCTAAGGGAAAAAGACCAAACCTGTAACGGCATTGAACATGCACCCAATTCCCAGACTTTGAAGTTTCTCAACACCAGTCTCTCCCTCGAACCAACTTCCCATAATGCAATATCTCCAACATTCGTGCCAACTATTTTGTAACATAGAAAGTCATGATAAATGCAAACTGCCAAAAGTATGTAGTGACAAATAGAAAACACCAGCATGTTAATAAAGAAGAGCGTTCAGAATATGCAGACCTAGAAGCAATGTCTGCTGAGAAGGATGAAAATCCATGCTCATGGGAGATGATCCCTGGTTTAATGTTCTTGCAACAGTCTTGGGCAAGTCATCAGGTACACTAAGAGCTTGATTATGACTTTGCCCTGGAAATGATATAGGTAGCACGTTCACGGGAAGATTAACCTGTATAATGAACAATAGGAAAGAAAGTAAAGCTACAATAGAAATTGTAAATATTGCTGACAGAATGATTTAAAAATCGGGAGAGTCTACTACCTCATCAGATATTCCCAGTGACCTAGTTCTCTTGGCAGCATGATCAGATTCCCCGGATGGATAATCAATAGAAGGATTTGTTGGTGGAGTCCTGGGATGTTTAAGAGACGCTACAGAAGGGAATGCAGAAAATCACCAGTTAAGAGAGCGGGAATAACCTACAGATAATCTAATAATTGTTTCATGTAACAGCTAAACTCTTTTTTATTGTTTGTCAAAAAAATTTGTTAATCCATGTGGACCAATTTCATTGCTTCTGTTTTCGAGTATCTTGATCTCAATACAAGTTCGTACGATTTACTCAAGAAAAAGGGTCAGATGCATACTCTATCAAAATTGACCAAAATTGAAGAACTCATAANNNNNNNNNNNNNNNNNNNNNNNNNNNNNNNNNNNNNNNNNNNNNNNNNNNNNNNNNNNNNNNNNNNNNNNNNNNNNNNNNNNNNNNNNNNNNNNNNNNNgttttaaatatttatcaaaatattgTTTAAACCGCATATTTACTgtttatatatacaaattattatttttttgcgaatttcatttttatatagcCTTATTATATATTCTCACTTAAAGTCTTAACCATCTTCATAAATCTTATCTTAAATGGTAATTAAAGGCATCTTTATGCGAATTGTTATTTTCTCTAAGTCCTATTTTAAACAATATTATTacattttccttcaaaatcttatcaATAGTTACAagtcattttcttaaattttaaatattatatttgcgTCTTTAACTTTaactaattaacctaagtttggtcggaCAATCAGAAAGTTAACTGATCCtaaaaggatgcctaaccccttcccttaggataatatagaacccttacctagaatcacatcAATAAGTTACATGACTATTAACGGAGATTAGTTTTACCTTAAGTTAATAATTaagtgccctaattcaccttaaaatcaattaggtggcgactcctaaaatCAATCATgtaatcaccaatatgttgtattTAATTTAACCCgcttaaaatggggtataatgTATATGAAACTATGTTGACTAAAAAAAGGGTACTACACTTCTTCCTCCTCATCGATATTGATCGACGTTGATAGATACAGGAAAgacgatgaaatttatgaacaattgaagagaaatacaacaaataacatAACGAAAATTAGTTACCTGTAGAGATTGGATAACtgataaggaagaagaagaaatcgtgCTAATTATGGTGAAGAATAATGGGAGTAAATTACGGTTGTGAATTGAAGATGTgatagaaaaatatttggaaaaaaaaaagatcgtGGGTAAGTGGGAGAGAGGTACTTTATTTTTAGGGAAATACACTGCAGTTACAAAAACAAGCTATATatggtaatttgataaatatttaagctaccaaaaataattaaaaaaaaggtagttattactaataaataagtcttagaggtagTTATGGACTGTAAATTTTTCATAATGTAACtatcaaataaacaaaaataagaaaagtagAAGGGAACATCAATAGTTGCGGCCCAGTATGTCCACTTCTAAGGCCATCTCCAACCCTTTACTCCAAATCTTTACTCCAAAATGGAGTAGACTAACTCCAGCCATTACTCCAAAAAAGAATATTCCTTTTTgtattcttctctctcttctatattatattattatcttttatttaaattttattttcttatttccatTAAACAAAtcctatcttcttttttttcttttcatattcatcccatataattcatatttctttcttatataaccatttaaaataaaattattttatatcataactttttaaataatataatttgTAAGCAAATATTATAGATTATACATATTAACggataattcaaataaaagtgaaatcaTTGAGATACAAGATAATTCAATACATATTACATTATGGTAAAATTTAGTTTAAATACTACTTAaatattcaacttccatctctAGTGTGCTTATCTATTAATGCATTACGAagtgcaaaatgagcatttttgtccttaatttttttgtgtCGACTTAAAAATTGTTCAAATCGGTGATTTTCATCTAATACCATTTCTACTATTGGAGTTAGACCTTCCCAAGCATCTTGAATTGGTGCATTAAGATCACGCTCATCCTCGATTATCATGTTGTGCAGTATAATACATGTAGTTATTATATCATGTAGCActtcttttctccaaaaacgTGACGGTCCTGCAATAATTGCAAAACGAGCTTGCAAAACTCTGAATGCACGTTCAACGTCTCTTCGACATGATTCTTGTTTCATCGCGAAATATTTCTTCTTTGGCGAACGTGGCTCACGAATAGTTTCAAATGAGACAAAAAATGAAGCTTTGAGACTAAAAGAActcaaagaagaaaataattttttactcatcGATGTGGATTTTGTTGTCGATCCGAATCGTTGTGAATTTTTGCGACAAGAACAAAAACGAATAATAGATAAAATGAGTCAACAATTTCCACaaccacaaccacaacaatcCTCTGCCTCATTCACTCAATTCTTTAATGATTTTGGTGTATCTGGAAACGACTTACCTCCCTACtaaattattatgttatttaatgtagtttcaatttttatgtatttttaatttaa
Coding sequences within it:
- the LOC132055602 gene encoding protein TOPLESS-like isoform X2, which codes for MSMDFHPSQQTLLLVGTNVGDIALWEVGSRERLVLRNFKVWELGACSMPLQTALVKDPGVSVNRVIWSPDGSLFGVAYSRHIVQIYSYHGNDDIRQHLEIDAHVGGVNDLAFSHPNKQLCVITCGDDKTIKVWDATSGAKQYTFEGHEAPVYSVCPHHKENIQFIFSTALDGKIKAWLYDNLGSRVDYEAPGRWCTTMAYSADGTRLFSCGTSKDGESHIVEWNESEGAVKRTYLGFRKRSLGVVQFDTTKNRFLAAGDDFSIKFWDMDHVQLLTTIDADGGLPASPRIRFNKDGSLLAVSANENGIKILANNDGIRLVRTFENLAYDASRASETAKPTVNSISGSANNSGFADRVASAVGISGMNGDARDARNMVDVKPRINEEPNDKSKIWKLTEISESSQCRSLKLPENLRVTKISRLIYTNSGNAILALASNAIHLLWKWQRNERNSSGKATASVSPQLWQPSSGILMTNDVHESNHEEAVSCFALSKNDSYVMSASGGKISLFNMMTFKTMTTFMPPPPAATFLAFHPQDNNIIAIGMDDSTIQIYNVRVDEVKSKLKGHSKRVTGLAFSHVLNVLVSSGADSQLCVWSTDGWEKQRARSLQLPGRSTSQSDTRVQFHQDQTHFLVVHEAQIAIYETTKLECLKQWVPRESAAPISHATFSCDSQLIYASFLDATVCVFTAGHLHMRCRIIPSAYLSPSISANIHPVVVAAHPQDPNQFALGLSDGSVHVFEPLESEGKWGVPPPLENGSANGMTTAPSIGASGSEQAPR
- the LOC132055602 gene encoding protein TOPLESS-like isoform X1; the protein is MSMDFHPSQQTLLLVGTNVGDIALWEVGSRERLVLRNFKVWELGACSMPLQTALVKDPGVSVNRVIWSPDGSLFGVAYSRHIVQIYSYHGNDDIRQHLEIDAHVGGVNDLAFSHPNKQLCVITCGDDKTIKVWDATSGAKQYTFEGHEAPVYSVCPHHKENIQFIFSTALDGKIKAWLYDNLGSRVDYEAPGRWCTTMAYSADGTRLFSCGTSKDGESHIVEWNESEGAVKRTYLGFRKRSLGVVQFDTTKNRFLAAGDDFSIKFWDMDHVQLLTTIDADGGLPASPRIRFNKDGSLLAVSANENGIKILANNDGIRLVRTFENLAYDASRASETAKPTVNSISGSANNSGFADRVASAVGISGMNGDARDARNMVDVKPRINEEPNDKSKIWKLTEISESSQCRSLKLPENLRVTKISRLIYTNSGNAILALASNAIHLLWKWQRNERNSSGKATASVSPQLWQPSSGILMTNDVHESNHEEAVSCFALSKNDSYVMSASGGKISLFNMMTFKTMTTFMPPPPAATFLAFHPQDNNIIAIGMDDSTIQIYNVRVDEVKSKLKGHSKRVTGLAFSHVLNVLVSSGADSQLCVWSTDGWEKQRARSLQLPGRSTSQSDTRVQFHQDQTHFLVVHEAQIAIYETTKLECLKQWVPRESAAPISHATFSCDSQLIYASFLDATVCVFTAGHLHMRCRIIPSAYLSPSISSANIHPVVVAAHPQDPNQFALGLSDGSVHVFEPLESEGKWGVPPPLENGSANGMTTAPSIGASGSEQAPR